One region of Vallitalea okinawensis genomic DNA includes:
- a CDS encoding TIM barrel protein, protein MKKSACIEMIFTEVDFYDRFKLAHEAGFKYIEFWGWEDKDLAKIKALCEEYDLEIASFSGDKDYSLIAKEDSEKYIDYVIESINAAKLLNCKHLVIHSNALGEGGVVVNHYTERSDYELFGAMIKTLMELQPIAEDADVTLVLEALNTETDHVGNFLAFTEDAATAIQIINSPRIKILYDLYHMQLMEGKMINTLEQFIGEIGYIHIADAPGRREPGTGEVNFPNVWRKLKELNYEGFIGFELEPSKQSEVVAKELVEAF, encoded by the coding sequence ATGAAAAAATCAGCATGTATTGAAATGATTTTTACTGAAGTGGATTTTTATGATCGTTTTAAACTAGCTCATGAAGCGGGCTTCAAATATATCGAGTTTTGGGGTTGGGAAGACAAAGATCTTGCTAAGATCAAGGCGTTATGCGAAGAATATGATCTTGAAATTGCAAGCTTTTCAGGTGATAAAGATTACTCACTTATCGCTAAAGAAGATTCTGAGAAGTATATTGACTATGTTATTGAATCCATTAATGCCGCTAAGTTATTAAACTGTAAGCACTTAGTTATTCACTCCAATGCATTAGGAGAAGGCGGTGTGGTTGTCAACCATTATACTGAACGATCAGATTATGAGTTATTTGGTGCTATGATAAAGACATTAATGGAATTGCAGCCAATTGCAGAAGATGCAGACGTAACCCTTGTTCTTGAGGCACTGAATACTGAAACAGATCATGTAGGTAATTTCTTAGCATTTACTGAGGATGCTGCAACAGCAATCCAAATCATTAATAGTCCTCGAATCAAGATTTTATATGATCTTTACCACATGCAATTAATGGAAGGTAAAATGATCAATACATTGGAGCAATTTATTGGCGAGATAGGTTATATTCATATAGCAGATGCGCCAGGTAGAAGAGAACCAGGTACGGGGGAAGTGAATTTCCCTAACGTATGGCGTAAATTAAAAGAACTTAACTATGAAGGTTTTATTGGGTTTGAATTAGAACCATCAAAACAATCAGAAGTAGTTGCTAAAGAATTAGTAGAAGCTTTTTAA
- the iolG gene encoding inositol 2-dehydrogenase yields the protein MKLGLIGAGRIGKLHGEIITYHVPQATIKTVSDVYTDGLEEWAQSLGIEKVTKDYREILDDSEIEGVIIASSTDTHADLIIESAKAKKHIFCEKPVDFNVEKIKEALDTVKQNGIKLQIGFNRRFDHNFSRVRELVDQKKVGDVHIVKITSRDPAPPPVEYIKVSGGLFLDMTIHDFDMARFLSGSEVEEVFAYGTNLVSDEIAAAGDIDTAIINLKFKNGALGVIDNSREAVYGYDQRVEVFGNKGVVTVDNDFPNSAVLSSADAVVSEKPQWFFLERYKMSYVDELNEFASALLEDREPSVVGNDGLQPVYIALAAKESLETGAPVKTSKFMK from the coding sequence ATGAAATTAGGTCTAATTGGTGCAGGTAGAATAGGAAAGTTACATGGTGAAATCATCACTTATCATGTACCTCAAGCAACAATTAAAACAGTTTCTGACGTCTATACAGATGGTTTAGAAGAGTGGGCACAATCATTAGGTATAGAAAAAGTAACAAAGGATTATAGAGAAATTTTAGATGATTCTGAAATTGAAGGTGTTATCATTGCATCATCTACAGATACTCATGCAGATTTAATTATTGAATCAGCTAAAGCAAAGAAACATATTTTCTGTGAAAAGCCTGTTGATTTCAATGTTGAGAAAATCAAAGAGGCTCTTGATACAGTTAAACAAAATGGCATAAAACTTCAAATAGGTTTCAATAGACGTTTTGATCATAACTTTAGTCGTGTTAGAGAATTAGTGGATCAGAAAAAAGTTGGCGATGTGCATATCGTTAAAATAACTTCAAGAGATCCAGCTCCACCACCAGTAGAGTACATTAAGGTATCAGGTGGTTTATTCTTAGATATGACTATTCACGATTTTGATATGGCTCGTTTCTTAAGTGGTAGCGAAGTAGAGGAAGTATTTGCTTATGGGACGAATCTTGTTTCAGATGAGATCGCTGCTGCTGGTGATATAGATACAGCTATAATCAATCTTAAGTTTAAGAATGGTGCTCTAGGTGTTATTGATAACAGTAGAGAAGCTGTATACGGCTATGACCAACGAGTCGAAGTATTTGGTAACAAAGGTGTTGTCACAGTTGATAATGATTTTCCTAACTCTGCAGTATTAAGTAGTGCTGATGCTGTAGTCAGTGAAAAACCTCAATGGTTCTTCTTAGAAAGATACAAAATGTCCTATGTAGATGAATTAAATGAGTTTGCTTCAGCATTGTTAGAAGACAGAGAACCATCTGTTGTTGGTAATGATGGATTACAACCGGTTTACATTGCTTTAGCTGCTAAAGAATCTTTAGAAACAGGGGCTCCTGTGAAGACAAGTAAATTTATGAAATAA
- a CDS encoding carbohydrate ABC transporter permease, with protein MARLNQKEKINKLIIHTIIIIGGLTMLFPFAWMIITALKSYGESIMIPPTLFPQEIRLDNFQKAWNALPFIDLYTNTLLLIFWRVFFALVTSSMAGYAFGRIEFPGRNVLFSIVLIQMMLPPQIFIVPQYLMVAKLGWLNSITALVFPGLVSAFGTFLMRQFYKGIPKDIEEAAILDGCNHFTIFRKIMLPLSKNNLVALAIFTALFAYKELMWPLIANMSLEKMTLSSAIASLKGQYDTEFPVVMSASFIAMWPMLLLYIVFQKHFIQGIAFTGSKG; from the coding sequence GTGGCTAGATTGAACCAAAAAGAAAAGATCAATAAACTGATAATTCACACAATTATAATAATTGGTGGTTTAACTATGCTGTTTCCATTCGCTTGGATGATTATAACCGCATTAAAGAGTTATGGCGAGTCCATAATGATTCCACCGACATTGTTTCCACAGGAAATTCGATTAGACAATTTTCAAAAGGCTTGGAATGCACTTCCTTTCATTGATTTATATACCAATACTTTATTACTTATTTTCTGGCGAGTTTTCTTCGCACTTGTAACAAGTTCTATGGCAGGATATGCTTTTGGACGGATAGAGTTTCCAGGAAGAAATGTTCTTTTTAGTATTGTATTAATTCAAATGATGTTACCACCTCAGATTTTTATCGTACCTCAATATTTAATGGTAGCAAAGCTAGGTTGGTTAAACTCAATAACAGCTTTAGTTTTCCCTGGATTAGTCAGTGCCTTTGGTACATTTTTAATGAGACAGTTTTATAAAGGGATTCCAAAAGATATTGAAGAAGCAGCCATTTTGGATGGATGTAACCACTTTACAATTTTCCGAAAGATCATGTTACCACTTTCAAAGAACAATTTAGTCGCACTAGCCATATTTACAGCACTATTTGCATATAAAGAGTTGATGTGGCCATTGATTGCCAACATGTCATTAGAAAAAATGACCTTATCATCAGCCATTGCTTCACTAAAAGGACAATATGATACAGAATTTCCGGTAGTTATGTCCGCATCTTTTATAGCCATGTGGCCAATGTTATTACTCTATATCGTCTTCCAAAAGCACTTTATACAAGGTATTGCTTTTACAGGGTCCAAAGGCTAA
- the melA gene encoding alpha-glucosidase/alpha-galactosidase has protein sequence MAKIAFLGAGSTVFAKNVLGDSMMTKALQDADIALYDIDADRLNDSQMMLDNINANCNEGRANIVSYLDRKAALKDADYVINAIQVGGYKPCTVTDFEVPKKYGLRQTIADTLGIGGIFRTLRTAPVMLDFARDMEEVCPDAWFLNYVNPMAMLTKVMLKGSNIKTVGLCHSVQVCAKELLEPIGMSLDNVNAKIAGINHMAWLLEITRNGKDLYPEIKKLSLQRDKHDDMVRHEIMKNFGYYVTESSEHNAEYMPYFIKSNYPELIDKLNIPLDEYPRRCEEHEVRWEKMRKILVDNDKVEHERSREYASHIMEAMETNQPYMINGNVLNKGLITNLPYDCCVEVPCVVDKNGVTPTYVGALPPQLAALNRTNINVQELTVEAILTGKKEYIYHAAMLDPHTSSELSIDDTKSLVDDMIEAHGDWLPTFK, from the coding sequence ATGGCTAAAATAGCTTTTTTAGGCGCTGGAAGTACAGTATTCGCTAAGAATGTTTTAGGCGATAGTATGATGACTAAAGCATTACAAGATGCAGATATAGCATTATACGATATTGATGCAGACAGATTAAATGATTCGCAAATGATGTTAGATAATATCAATGCCAATTGTAATGAAGGAAGAGCTAACATTGTATCCTATTTGGATCGGAAGGCAGCCTTAAAAGATGCTGATTACGTTATCAATGCTATCCAAGTAGGGGGTTACAAGCCTTGTACAGTAACTGATTTTGAAGTACCCAAAAAATATGGTCTACGTCAAACGATTGCTGATACATTAGGTATTGGTGGTATCTTTAGAACTTTAAGAACAGCACCAGTTATGCTGGATTTTGCAAGAGATATGGAAGAGGTATGCCCAGATGCATGGTTCTTAAACTATGTTAATCCAATGGCTATGTTAACAAAAGTGATGCTAAAGGGCTCCAACATTAAAACAGTTGGTCTTTGCCATAGTGTTCAAGTCTGCGCTAAAGAGCTTTTAGAGCCTATTGGTATGTCACTAGACAATGTAAACGCAAAGATTGCTGGTATTAATCACATGGCTTGGCTTCTTGAAATCACAAGAAACGGGAAAGATCTATATCCAGAGATTAAAAAGCTATCTTTACAAAGAGATAAACACGATGATATGGTACGCCATGAAATAATGAAGAACTTTGGGTATTATGTAACGGAATCCAGTGAACATAATGCTGAATACATGCCTTACTTCATAAAGAGTAATTATCCTGAGCTCATTGACAAGCTTAATATTCCTTTAGATGAGTATCCAAGACGTTGTGAAGAGCATGAAGTGCGTTGGGAGAAAATGAGAAAGATTTTAGTAGATAACGATAAGGTTGAACATGAACGCTCAAGGGAGTATGCATCTCATATCATGGAAGCTATGGAAACGAATCAACCTTATATGATTAATGGTAATGTATTGAATAAAGGATTAATCACTAACTTACCATATGATTGTTGTGTAGAAGTACCATGCGTTGTTGATAAAAATGGTGTGACACCAACCTATGTAGGTGCACTGCCACCACAATTAGCTGCCCTCAATCGCACTAACATTAACGTTCAAGAATTAACTGTAGAAGCAATTTTAACAGGTAAGAAAGAGTACATTTATCATGCTGCTATGCTTGATCCTCATACATCATCTGAGTTAAGTATTGATGATACTAAGTCATTAGTTGACGATATGATTGAAGCACATGGTGACTGGTTACCAACCTTCAAGTAA
- a CDS encoding ABC transporter substrate-binding protein — translation MKRLLSLMLVVLMIMALVVGCSNDADQKGEATGKVDTKQDESKEDTKEEAKDPVELTFSIWDNNQKEGMEAVAAAFTEQNPHVTVKVEVTPWNEYWTKLEASAVGNSMPDIFWMHTNEFFKYATNKKLMPIEDDMIDQSKFSQGLVDLFTYEGTLYGVPKDFDTIAIFYNKELFDAAGEAYPDDTWDWDKLVEVAQALTDVENGIYGLGAPYQSQNGFYPFIYQNGGTVITEDGKSGYALPETQEAVQFYFDMIHKYKVSPTLEYFAENGTNDTFTSGKLAMFITGSWKMKSFSQNEIIADKFDVAVLAKGKERASISNGLTFSGANDTEHPEEVRAFLEFAATEEAHIIQGKSGAAIPAYENTQSYWVELFPDYNVNVFVEMLDYSVPFPTTPSKPKWGEVESSTLKAFGTGELAAEDAFPYLAEEMDKILEKE, via the coding sequence TTGAAAAGATTATTGAGTTTGATGTTAGTAGTCTTAATGATCATGGCATTAGTAGTGGGGTGCTCAAATGATGCTGATCAAAAGGGAGAAGCTACTGGCAAAGTTGATACGAAGCAAGATGAATCAAAAGAGGATACAAAAGAAGAAGCTAAAGATCCTGTAGAATTAACTTTTTCAATCTGGGATAACAATCAAAAAGAAGGTATGGAAGCTGTTGCAGCAGCCTTCACAGAGCAAAATCCACACGTAACAGTTAAAGTTGAAGTAACTCCTTGGAATGAGTACTGGACAAAACTTGAAGCAAGTGCTGTAGGTAATTCTATGCCAGATATCTTTTGGATGCATACCAATGAATTCTTCAAATACGCAACTAATAAAAAGTTAATGCCTATAGAAGATGATATGATTGATCAATCCAAATTTTCACAAGGCTTAGTAGATTTATTTACTTATGAAGGTACTTTATACGGTGTACCAAAAGATTTTGATACAATAGCCATTTTCTATAATAAAGAATTATTTGATGCTGCAGGTGAAGCTTATCCAGATGATACTTGGGATTGGGATAAATTAGTTGAAGTAGCTCAAGCCTTAACAGATGTTGAGAATGGTATCTATGGATTAGGAGCTCCTTACCAATCACAAAATGGTTTCTATCCTTTCATTTATCAAAATGGTGGTACAGTTATCACTGAAGATGGAAAGTCAGGTTACGCATTACCAGAAACTCAAGAAGCAGTACAATTCTATTTTGATATGATTCATAAATATAAAGTATCTCCAACGCTAGAGTATTTTGCAGAAAATGGTACCAACGATACATTTACTAGCGGTAAATTAGCAATGTTCATAACTGGATCATGGAAAATGAAATCTTTCTCACAAAATGAAATAATCGCTGATAAATTTGATGTTGCTGTTTTAGCTAAAGGTAAGGAAAGAGCATCTATTTCCAACGGTTTAACTTTTTCAGGTGCTAATGATACTGAACACCCAGAAGAAGTAAGAGCTTTCTTAGAATTTGCAGCAACAGAAGAAGCTCATATTATTCAAGGTAAATCAGGTGCGGCAATCCCTGCTTATGAAAATACACAATCTTATTGGGTAGAATTATTCCCAGACTATAACGTTAATGTTTTTGTAGAAATGTTAGATTACTCAGTACCATTCCCAACTACTCCAAGTAAGCCAAAATGGGGTGAAGTGGAAAGTTCAACCCTTAAAGCTTTTGGTACTGGTGAATTAGCAGCTGAAGATGCATTCCCTTATTTAGCTGAGGAAATGGATAAAATTCTTGAAAAAGAATAG
- a CDS encoding glycerophosphodiester phosphodiesterase codes for MMTTLTAHSGSENTQPNSMEYLKVACNENAYYVEIDVRHTKDGFLVLNHDDAYENILLSESNWCDIKDMYNLLSFEEAVNFIISRGNKVNADIKTIESIPKVADYLLSNKIVSEVLLTGCRDKEIKYLYHHYPMLNKIYNVDELFEDISLTEENKRQKIMKNITLYGASGINIPYRALTEERYLWTKENKISIFVWTVDEREEMIKNFEREVTSITTNCLKLFHEVKRSE; via the coding sequence ATGATGACTACTTTAACCGCTCATTCTGGAAGTGAAAACACCCAGCCAAATTCAATGGAATACTTAAAAGTTGCCTGCAATGAAAATGCTTACTATGTTGAGATTGATGTACGTCATACAAAGGATGGCTTCTTAGTCTTAAATCATGATGATGCTTATGAAAATATCCTTCTATCAGAATCCAACTGGTGTGACATCAAAGATATGTATAATTTATTAAGCTTTGAAGAAGCTGTTAATTTTATTATCTCTAGAGGTAATAAGGTGAATGCTGATATCAAAACCATAGAGAGCATTCCTAAAGTTGCGGATTACCTTCTTAGCAATAAAATAGTGAGTGAAGTTCTGTTAACAGGTTGTAGAGATAAAGAGATTAAGTATCTCTACCATCATTATCCCATGTTAAACAAGATTTATAATGTCGATGAGCTGTTTGAGGATATATCACTTACAGAAGAAAATAAGAGACAGAAAATTATGAAAAATATTACCTTATATGGAGCTTCGGGAATCAATATACCTTATAGAGCATTAACAGAGGAACGTTATTTATGGACCAAGGAAAACAAGATTTCCATATTTGTTTGGACTGTTGATGAACGTGAAGAAATGATTAAGAACTTTGAAAGAGAAGTGACATCTATCACAACAAATTGTTTAAAACTCTTTCATGAAGTTAAAAGGAGTGAGTAA
- a CDS encoding carbohydrate ABC transporter permease produces MRVKSVNKQKASNYFWGYVMSAPSIIGLMILNIIPFFYTIYLSFTESDGLSAPTFVGVENFTRLASDSEVWLSVMNTLYYTVLSVPLGVFLSLLFAVFLNNKIKGVSIYRTIYFLPMVVAPAAIAMVWKWILNSQYGILNFLLSKLGIDNIGWLINSKMIIPSLAMVTIWSTLGYNLILILAGLKNIPETYYEAADIDGANGVRKFFHITIPLVSPMLFFVLITSLMAALKQFDYYYIMLDPSNPAIDKTQTILYLFYEYAFTINEKGYASAIVLLAFVIIMVFTALQFWMQKKWVHYE; encoded by the coding sequence ATGAGGGTAAAATCCGTGAATAAGCAGAAGGCGAGTAACTACTTTTGGGGCTATGTTATGTCCGCTCCAAGTATTATCGGTCTTATGATATTAAATATTATACCATTCTTTTATACGATTTATCTCAGTTTTACAGAGTCTGATGGATTAAGTGCTCCAACTTTTGTGGGAGTAGAAAATTTTACTAGACTTGCCTCAGATTCTGAAGTTTGGCTTTCTGTAATGAACACGTTATATTACACGGTTTTAAGTGTACCATTAGGGGTATTTCTGTCCTTATTGTTTGCTGTATTTCTCAATAATAAGATCAAGGGAGTCAGCATCTATAGAACCATCTACTTTTTACCAATGGTAGTAGCACCTGCAGCGATTGCGATGGTTTGGAAATGGATTTTAAATTCACAGTATGGTATTTTAAATTTCCTACTTTCAAAACTAGGGATTGATAATATCGGTTGGTTGATTAATTCTAAAATGATCATCCCATCTTTAGCTATGGTAACTATATGGAGTACACTAGGTTATAATCTGATCTTAATACTAGCTGGATTAAAGAATATACCCGAAACTTACTATGAGGCAGCGGATATCGATGGCGCAAATGGGGTGAGAAAGTTTTTTCACATCACCATACCACTGGTTTCGCCTATGTTATTCTTTGTATTAATCACATCACTAATGGCAGCCTTAAAGCAATTTGATTATTATTACATCATGTTAGACCCAAGTAATCCTGCTATTGATAAGACGCAAACAATACTTTACCTATTCTATGAATATGCTTTTACAATTAATGAAAAAGGATATGCATCAGCTATTGTATTGCTTGCATTTGTTATCATTATGGTTTTTACAGCTTTACAATTCTGGATGCAAAAGAAATGGGTTCATTATGAATAG